One segment of Bacillus alkalisoli DNA contains the following:
- a CDS encoding cold-shock protein: MEQGTVKWFNAEKGFGFIERENGDDVFVHFSAIQTDGFRSLDEGQKVTFDVEQGARGAQASNVQKAA, translated from the coding sequence ATGGAACAAGGTACAGTAAAATGGTTTAATGCAGAAAAAGGTTTTGGCTTTATCGAACGAGAAAATGGAGACGATGTATTCGTACACTTCTCAGCAATTCAAACTGACGGCTTCAGATCTTTAGACGAAGGTCAAAAAGTAACGTTTGACGTTGAGCAAGGTGCTCGTGGAGCTCAAGCTTCTAACGTTCAAAAAGCTGCTTAA